A region from the Vicinamibacteria bacterium genome encodes:
- a CDS encoding DUF4388 domain-containing protein, with product MNTFRKLARERRTGVLTCESAAVTRRIVFHEGGITATRSSSDDERLGEVMVRRGSITDQHLKDASLFARKGRRLGEVLVELRVIEFAEVEDLVRTQLLEVASNVMIFPPKKMAFASGESRLTPAVSNPVPVLDVIMEAARRTPAIEEHLKRLLEDERHLSLSRESMVLMERVSLQPHEAFILSRISGSEPSRSVFALSPLSEEQTARAVLGHLYVGILELRDNPNTHGLALVN from the coding sequence GTGAACACGTTTCGAAAGCTGGCCCGGGAGCGGCGCACCGGCGTTCTCACCTGTGAAAGTGCTGCCGTCACCCGCCGGATCGTTTTCCACGAGGGCGGGATTACCGCCACGCGTTCTTCCTCCGACGACGAACGTCTCGGCGAGGTCATGGTCCGTCGAGGGTCGATCACCGATCAGCACTTGAAAGATGCCTCGCTCTTCGCTCGAAAGGGAAGGAGGCTCGGCGAGGTGCTCGTCGAGCTCCGCGTCATCGAGTTTGCCGAGGTCGAAGACCTCGTTCGCACTCAGCTTCTCGAAGTCGCATCGAACGTCATGATCTTTCCGCCCAAGAAAATGGCCTTCGCGTCGGGCGAAAGCCGCCTCACTCCCGCCGTGTCGAATCCGGTTCCGGTTCTCGACGTCATCATGGAAGCCGCCAGGCGAACCCCCGCGATCGAGGAGCACTTGAAGCGTCTTCTGGAAGACGAGCGTCATCTTTCCCTGAGCCGGGAATCGATGGTCCTGATGGAGCGGGTCAGCCTGCAGCCCCACGAGGCCTTCATCCTCTCTCGCATCTCCGGCTCGGAGCCCTCGCGATCGGTTTTCGCCCTGAGCCCGCTGTCGGAGGAGCAGACGGCGCGAGCCGTACTCGGCCACCTTTATGTCGGGATCCTGGAGCTGCGGGACAACCCGAACACGCACGGCCTGGCTCTGGTGAACTAG